The stretch of DNA ACTCGGCGGCGCAGATCCCGCACCCCTTGCAGTACTCGTAGTCGATCACAGCGCCCTGCTCCGTGATCTCTATGACGCCGTCGGGGCAGTAGAGCCAGCATATACCGCACCGCGTGCACTTGGACTGGTCGACGACAGGCCTCTCGGTGCGCCACGTCCCGGCGGGCACAGCGCCCACAGTAGGCCTGCTCAGCAGGCTCTCAACACTGCCCGACACCGTTCCACCCCCTCCTTACGGCTTCAATGTTCTTATCCACGTGGACCTTAATGAGCTGTTTGACAGCTTCCTCGAGCTCAGACTCCCCCACAAGGTTGGAGACCCTGGCAACGGCACCGAGCATTGGCATGTTGACGAGCGCCCACCCCGCGACCCTGAGCCCCAGGTCCTCCGCGATCCCCGTAGCGTCGACCCAGTACCCTTTAAAGCCCCCCTTCACGCCTTCACACCCGGTGGCGTTGACCACGACGCTCCCCCCGGGCTTCGCTAACCTCTCCAAGCTGTACATTTTGACCAGCGAGGGGTCCAGCACCGCGACAACATCCCCCCGTTCAACGCGGGACCTAACGTGGATCGTCCCGCCGGAGACCCTGTTGTACGCGAAAACAGGAGCTCCGCGCCTCTCCGCCCCGAAAAAGGGTATTGCGAGCGCGTACAACCCCCTGTTGACCGCGGCCTGCGCCAGCAGCATCGCAGCTGTTACAGCGCCCTGCCCGCCCCTCCCGAGCCAGATTACGTCAAATGATACATCCATTTCACATTCGATTCAATAAAACTGCAGAAGAGTTTATATTTTTCTATCAACGCTTAAATCCGTGTCCAGACCAGAGATCAGGATCACACCTCCTGGACCCAAAGCCCGGGAGGTGGCGTCCAAGGACAGCGAGCTGATAATGCAGAGCTTCGCACGCTGGTACCCCTTCGTCGCGAAGAGAGGCCAGGGTGTCTGGCTCGAGGACGTTGACGGTAACAAGTACCTGGACTTCAACTCCGGCATCGGTGTCACCAACGTGGGCCACGCCCACCCGAAGGTCGTGAAAGCCATAAAGGAGCAGGCCGAGCGCCTCCTACACTACTCCCTCACAGACTTCCTCTACGAGACGCCGGTCCAGCTAGCTGAAAAACTCGTGAAAATCACCCCCGGCTCGTTCCCGAAGAAGGTATTCTACGCGAACAGCGGCGCCGAGGCGATCGAGGCCGCCATAAAGGTTGCGCGCGGCCACTTCAGGGGGACCAGACCCTACATCATAGCGTTCGCGGGCTCCTTCCACGGGCGGACTATGGGAGCCCTCTCGCTCACGGCGAGCAAGCCCGTCCAGAGGAGGGGGTTCGCGCCGCTGGTCCCGGGCGTAGTCCACGTGCCGTACCCGTACTGCTACCGGTGCCCCTTCAGGCAGAAGTACCCCGAC from Infirmifilum sp. NZ encodes:
- a CDS encoding 4Fe-4S binding protein codes for the protein MSGSVESLLSRPTVGAVPAGTWRTERPVVDQSKCTRCGICWLYCPDGVIEITEQGAVIDYEYCKGCGICAAECPVKAIRMVREV
- a CDS encoding 2-oxoacid:acceptor oxidoreductase family protein codes for the protein MDVSFDVIWLGRGGQGAVTAAMLLAQAAVNRGLYALAIPFFGAERRGAPVFAYNRVSGGTIHVRSRVERGDVVAVLDPSLVKMYSLERLAKPGGSVVVNATGCEGVKGGFKGYWVDATGIAEDLGLRVAGWALVNMPMLGAVARVSNLVGESELEEAVKQLIKVHVDKNIEAVRRGWNGVGQC